One segment of Xanthomonas oryzae pv. oryzae DNA contains the following:
- the ilvD gene encoding dihydroxy-acid dehydratase: protein MPEYRSKTSTHGRNMAGARALWRATGMQDGDFQKPIIAIANSFTQFVPGHVHLKDLGQLVAREIERVGGVAKEFDTIAVDDGIAMGHDGMLYSLPSREIIADSVEYMVNAHCADALVCISNCDKITPGMLMAALRLNIPTVFVSGGPMEAGKTALAEHKLDLIDAMVIAADDSASDEKVAEFERSACPTCGSCSGMFTANSMNCLTEALGLSLPGNGTVLATHADREQLFLRAGRVAVELCHRWYGGEDPTALPRGIATFEAFENAMTLDIAMGGSTNTILHLLAAAQEGEVPFGMQDIDRLSKRVPQLCKVAPNTPKYHIEDVHRAGGIMAILGELARGGLLHTTAATVHARTLADAIAHWDVTQTVDENVHTFYKAGPAGIPTQIAFSQATRWDSLDTDRSEGCIRDVAHALSQEGGLAVLYGNIARDGCVVKTAGVDESIHVFEGTARVFESQDAAVKSILADEVKAGDVVVIRYEGPKGGPGMQEMLYPTSYLKSKGLGKQCALLTDGRFSGGTSGLSIGHASPEAAAGGAIGLVRDGDKILIDIPNRGINLLISDEALASRRAEQDAKGWKPVEVRPRKVTTALKAYALLATSADKGAVRDKALLDG from the coding sequence ATGCCCGAGTACCGCTCCAAGACCTCCACCCACGGCCGCAACATGGCCGGCGCCCGCGCCCTGTGGCGTGCCACCGGCATGCAGGACGGCGACTTCCAGAAGCCCATCATCGCCATCGCCAATTCGTTCACGCAGTTCGTGCCCGGGCATGTGCACCTGAAGGATCTTGGGCAGCTGGTCGCGCGCGAGATCGAACGCGTCGGCGGCGTGGCCAAGGAGTTCGACACCATTGCCGTGGACGACGGCATCGCGATGGGCCACGACGGCATGCTGTATTCGTTGCCCAGCCGCGAGATCATCGCCGACTCGGTCGAGTACATGGTCAATGCGCATTGCGCCGATGCGCTGGTGTGCATTTCCAATTGCGACAAGATCACCCCCGGCATGTTGATGGCCGCGCTGCGGCTCAATATTCCCACCGTGTTCGTCTCCGGTGGCCCGATGGAGGCCGGCAAGACCGCGTTGGCCGAGCACAAACTCGACCTGATCGACGCGATGGTGATCGCCGCCGACGACAGCGCCTCCGATGAAAAGGTGGCCGAGTTCGAACGCAGCGCCTGCCCCACCTGTGGCTCCTGCTCGGGCATGTTCACCGCCAACTCGATGAACTGCCTGACCGAAGCGCTGGGCCTGTCGCTGCCGGGCAACGGCACGGTTCTCGCCACGCACGCCGACCGCGAGCAACTGTTTTTGCGCGCCGGACGCGTGGCGGTGGAACTGTGTCACCGCTGGTACGGCGGCGAAGATCCCACCGCCCTGCCGCGCGGCATCGCCACCTTCGAAGCCTTCGAAAATGCGATGACGCTGGATATCGCCATGGGTGGCTCGACCAACACCATCCTGCATCTGCTCGCTGCCGCGCAGGAAGGCGAAGTGCCGTTCGGCATGCAGGATATCGACCGCCTGTCCAAGCGCGTGCCGCAGTTGTGCAAGGTCGCCCCGAACACGCCGAAGTACCACATCGAAGACGTGCATCGCGCCGGCGGCATCATGGCCATTCTCGGCGAACTCGCGCGCGGCGGCCTGCTGCATACCACCGCTGCCACCGTGCACGCACGCACGCTGGCCGATGCCATCGCGCACTGGGACGTCACCCAGACCGTCGATGAAAACGTGCACACGTTCTACAAGGCCGGCCCGGCCGGCATTCCCACGCAAATCGCCTTCAGCCAGGCCACGCGTTGGGACAGCCTGGATACCGACCGCAGCGAAGGCTGCATTCGCGATGTCGCGCACGCGTTGTCGCAGGAAGGCGGCCTGGCCGTGCTGTACGGCAATATCGCCCGCGATGGCTGCGTGGTGAAGACTGCAGGCGTGGACGAATCCATCCACGTGTTCGAAGGCACCGCGCGCGTGTTCGAGAGCCAGGATGCTGCTGTGAAAAGCATCCTCGCCGATGAAGTGAAAGCCGGCGATGTGGTGGTGATTCGCTACGAAGGCCCCAAGGGCGGCCCCGGCATGCAGGAAATGCTCTACCCCACCAGTTACCTGAAATCCAAGGGCCTGGGCAAACAATGCGCCCTGCTCACCGACGGCCGCTTCTCTGGCGGCACTTCGGGATTATCGATCGGCCACGCCTCCCCAGAAGCCGCCGCAGGCGGCGCGATCGGCCTGGTGCGCGACGGCGACAAGATCCTGATCGACATTCCCAATCGTGGAATCAACCTGCTGATTTCCGATGAAGCACTTGCCAGCCGCCGCGCCGAGCAGGATGCCAAAGGCTGGAAGCCGGTCGAAGTGCGCCCGCGCAAGGTGACCACTGCGTTGAAAGCGTATGCGCTGCTGGCCACCAGTGCGGATAAGGGTGCGGTGCGGGATAAGGCGTTGTTGGACGGCTGA
- a CDS encoding YkgJ family cysteine cluster protein, whose protein sequence is MSSPLSCRLGCAACCIAPSISSPIPGMPNGKPAGVACVQLDAQLGCRLFGSPLRPAVCGNLRPSLEMCGTSRKQALSMLAALERATQP, encoded by the coding sequence ATGTCTTCGCCACTTTCCTGCCGCCTGGGTTGCGCAGCCTGCTGCATCGCGCCCTCGATCAGTTCGCCGATTCCCGGCATGCCCAACGGCAAGCCAGCCGGCGTGGCGTGCGTGCAGCTGGATGCGCAGCTGGGCTGCCGGTTGTTCGGTTCGCCGCTGCGTCCGGCGGTGTGCGGCAACCTGCGGCCGTCGCTGGAGATGTGTGGGACATCGCGTAAGCAGGCGCTCTCCATGCTCGCCGCATTGGAGCGCGCGACACAGCCCTGA
- a CDS encoding gamma carbonic anhydrase family protein, protein MIPIRPFLEHAPQLGARVYIDPACTIIGKVNLGDDVSVWPGTVIRGDVNHVQIGARTNVQDGTIIHVSHHSPFNKAGYPTVIGEDVTVGHGTILHACTIEDLCLIGMGACVLDGATIKRYGFVGAGAVVGPGKVVGEAELWLGSPARLARTLSDKEIESLHYSAQHYVRLKDQYLGVPGGS, encoded by the coding sequence GTGATCCCGATTCGCCCCTTCCTGGAGCACGCCCCGCAGCTGGGCGCGCGCGTCTACATCGACCCGGCCTGCACCATCATCGGCAAGGTGAACCTGGGCGATGACGTTTCGGTCTGGCCGGGCACCGTGATCCGCGGTGACGTCAATCATGTGCAGATCGGCGCACGCACCAATGTGCAGGACGGCACCATCATTCACGTGAGCCACCACAGCCCGTTCAACAAGGCCGGCTACCCCACCGTGATCGGCGAGGACGTCACCGTGGGCCACGGCACCATCCTGCATGCCTGCACCATCGAAGATCTGTGCCTGATCGGCATGGGCGCGTGCGTGCTCGATGGCGCCACCATCAAGCGCTATGGCTTTGTCGGTGCCGGTGCGGTGGTGGGCCCGGGCAAGGTGGTTGGCGAGGCTGAACTTTGGCTGGGCAGTCCTGCACGCCTGGCGCGTACGCTCAGCGACAAGGAAATCGAAAGCCTGCATTACTCCGCGCAACATTATGTGCGGCTCAAGGATCAGTACCTGGGCGTGCCCGGCGGCAGCTGA
- a CDS encoding MFS transporter has translation MLQDTAPSGHFVLERMTPFQWRAVAVCVLLTMLDGFDVMTMAFTAPHVSADWQLSGKLLGMLFSAGLIGMAVGALALAPLADRVGRRALILVCLVILTVAMSISALAGSAWQLGALRLLTGVGIGGMLACVAVTAGEFSSPRWRNTAIVLQVTGYPVGATLGGVIAELLIRQWSWPSVFVLGAVASLLSVPLVLAFLPESLEFLIIRRPPDAVARFNAVLARMGMPPYAVLPPPPQLATQAQGYSAMFDAPMRRHTLLVALGFFSLMFAFYFVISWTPKLLVTSGASAAEGITGGVLLNLGGIGGGILFSGLASCVRLSRLTVGSLLLMGLAMLAFGLCSTQLNWAFAMALLTGAAMFAAVGGMYAIVPIVFTAAVRSTALGWAIGVGRFGAILSPFCAGVLLDAGWSPARLFVVCGAPLLVAAAAVVAMRLPER, from the coding sequence ATGCTTCAGGACACTGCACCGTCTGGGCACTTCGTGCTGGAACGCATGACGCCGTTTCAGTGGCGGGCCGTCGCGGTCTGCGTATTGCTGACGATGCTTGATGGTTTCGACGTGATGACCATGGCGTTCACTGCACCGCACGTGTCAGCGGACTGGCAGTTGTCGGGCAAGCTGCTGGGCATGCTGTTCAGCGCCGGCCTGATCGGCATGGCGGTTGGCGCGCTGGCGCTGGCGCCGTTGGCTGATCGTGTCGGTCGTCGTGCGCTGATACTGGTCTGCCTGGTGATCCTGACCGTCGCCATGAGCATCTCCGCATTGGCCGGCAGTGCATGGCAGCTCGGCGCGCTGCGGCTCCTGACCGGTGTGGGTATTGGCGGTATGTTGGCCTGCGTTGCGGTCACGGCCGGCGAGTTTTCCAGCCCCCGATGGCGCAACACCGCGATCGTGCTACAGGTCACCGGCTACCCGGTCGGTGCCACGCTGGGTGGCGTGATTGCCGAACTGCTGATACGGCAGTGGTCGTGGCCCTCGGTGTTCGTGCTCGGGGCGGTGGCATCGTTGTTAAGTGTGCCCTTGGTGCTTGCGTTCCTGCCGGAGTCGCTGGAGTTCCTGATCATCCGTCGGCCGCCCGATGCCGTCGCCCGCTTCAACGCGGTATTGGCACGGATGGGGATGCCGCCGTACGCCGTATTGCCGCCACCGCCGCAGTTGGCCACGCAGGCGCAAGGCTATTCGGCCATGTTTGACGCTCCCATGCGGCGGCACACGCTGTTGGTTGCGCTTGGCTTTTTCTCGCTGATGTTCGCGTTCTACTTCGTGATCAGCTGGACGCCCAAGCTGCTGGTGACCTCGGGCGCGTCTGCTGCGGAAGGCATCACAGGCGGAGTGCTTTTGAATCTTGGAGGCATTGGCGGCGGCATCCTGTTCAGTGGGTTGGCATCTTGCGTGCGGCTGTCGCGGCTGACGGTAGGATCCCTGTTGCTGATGGGCTTGGCGATGCTGGCGTTCGGGTTGTGCAGTACGCAGTTGAACTGGGCCTTCGCCATGGCCTTGCTCACCGGCGCAGCCATGTTCGCTGCGGTGGGCGGCATGTACGCCATTGTTCCCATCGTCTTCACCGCTGCGGTGCGCTCAACTGCGTTGGGCTGGGCGATCGGGGTGGGGCGCTTCGGTGCCATCTTGTCGCCGTTCTGCGCCGGTGTATTGCTGGATGCGGGATGGTCGCCGGCGCGGTTGTTTGTCGTGTGTGGTGCGCCGCTGCTGGTCGCCGCCGCAGCGGTTGTCGCGATGCGGCTACCGGAACGCTGA
- a CDS encoding HD-GYP domain-containing protein, translating into MLRTIDSDQLRPGMYVDKLLGAWVHHPFWKTSFLVDSDDVDKIHDSRIEQLVIDTARGLDVEVPANAGAHAEPDAPSSPEPAPAPAAPEPPEPAAKPRSVRTNSVTAQVGIEAEVLRARRIFEDGRDTVEAMFRDVRLGRTVDTEAALPLVEAINDSVLRHPQALISVARLKTADDYTYLHSMAVAGLMSGLARQLGLPEAQAVEAAMGGLLHDMGKAVTPLEILNKPGRLTTEEMDVMRQHPLDGHRLLVAGGVQNAVVLEISLHHHEKMDGSGYPHQLVGENISLMSRMGAVCDVYDAISSDRPYKRGWDPAESLKQMASWKGHFDPAIFQAFVRRLGIYPVGSLVRLESQKLAVVIEQTPDSLLKPKVRVFYSAKLRSHVLVQDIDLSRPDSQDRIVQMESPSEWGFRDLEKLWLP; encoded by the coding sequence ATGCTCAGAACCATCGACTCAGATCAACTCCGCCCCGGCATGTATGTCGACAAGCTGCTGGGCGCGTGGGTGCACCATCCGTTCTGGAAGACCTCGTTCCTGGTCGATTCCGACGATGTGGACAAGATCCATGACAGCCGCATCGAACAGCTGGTGATCGATACCGCGCGTGGGCTGGATGTGGAAGTGCCCGCAAACGCTGGCGCGCACGCCGAACCGGACGCGCCGTCGAGCCCCGAGCCTGCTCCGGCGCCTGCCGCGCCCGAACCGCCGGAGCCCGCTGCCAAACCGCGTAGCGTGCGCACCAACAGCGTCACCGCGCAGGTCGGCATCGAAGCCGAGGTGCTGCGTGCACGCCGCATTTTCGAGGACGGCCGCGACACGGTCGAGGCGATGTTCCGCGATGTGCGGCTGGGGCGCACGGTCGACACCGAGGCGGCCTTGCCGCTGGTGGAAGCCATTAACGACTCGGTGCTGCGACATCCGCAAGCCCTGATCAGCGTGGCGCGGCTCAAGACCGCCGACGACTACACCTATCTGCATTCGATGGCGGTGGCAGGCCTGATGAGCGGGTTGGCGCGCCAGCTCGGCCTGCCGGAGGCGCAGGCGGTGGAAGCGGCAATGGGCGGGCTGCTGCACGACATGGGCAAGGCGGTGACGCCGTTGGAGATTCTCAACAAGCCCGGTCGGCTCACGACCGAAGAAATGGACGTCATGCGGCAGCATCCGCTGGATGGCCATCGGCTGCTGGTGGCTGGCGGCGTGCAGAACGCGGTGGTGCTGGAAATTTCGCTGCATCACCACGAAAAAATGGATGGCAGCGGCTACCCGCATCAATTGGTCGGCGAAAATATTTCATTGATGTCGCGGATGGGCGCGGTGTGCGATGTCTACGACGCCATCAGCTCGGACCGTCCTTACAAACGCGGCTGGGACCCGGCCGAATCGCTTAAGCAGATGGCATCCTGGAAGGGCCATTTCGACCCGGCGATTTTCCAGGCCTTCGTGCGTCGGCTGGGCATTTATCCGGTCGGCTCGCTGGTGCGGCTGGAGTCGCAAAAACTCGCGGTGGTGATCGAACAGACGCCCGATTCGTTGCTCAAGCCCAAGGTGCGCGTGTTCTATTCGGCCAAGTTGCGCAGCCACGTGTTGGTGCAGGACATCGACCTGTCGCGCCCGGACAGCCAGGACCGCATTGTGCAGATGGAAAGCCCCAGCGAGTGGGGCTTCCGCGATCTCGAAAAACTCTGGCTGCCGTAA
- a CDS encoding MarR family winged helix-turn-helix transcriptional regulator, with the protein MGHIARTGTPAAFVARTAMPVTALAEPLPDAVTEVDQARLLRLLGYRITRTELLVRRMFQECVAAFDLKPVDFSLLMLVDGNPGINQRQIGDVLHVSPPNLAIVVARLVKRRLLRQVRGRQDRRMQHLSLTASGAALLTAAEAEVRRMEQQLSAVLGSSEAPLLRALDRLDRLDSRP; encoded by the coding sequence ATGGGGCACATTGCGCGTACCGGTACGCCAGCTGCCTTTGTCGCGAGAACCGCCATGCCTGTGACTGCCCTTGCTGAGCCATTGCCCGATGCCGTCACCGAGGTGGACCAGGCGCGTCTGCTGCGGTTGCTGGGGTATCGCATCACCCGTACCGAGTTGCTGGTGCGGCGGATGTTTCAGGAGTGCGTGGCAGCGTTCGACCTCAAGCCGGTGGATTTCTCGCTGCTGATGCTGGTGGATGGCAACCCGGGCATCAATCAGCGTCAGATCGGCGACGTGCTGCACGTGTCGCCGCCGAATCTGGCGATCGTGGTCGCCAGGCTGGTCAAGCGTCGCCTGCTGCGGCAGGTGCGTGGGCGGCAGGATCGGCGCATGCAGCATCTCTCGCTGACCGCATCCGGTGCCGCGCTATTGACCGCCGCCGAAGCCGAAGTGCGACGCATGGAACAGCAACTCAGTGCCGTGCTCGGTTCCAGCGAAGCACCGCTGTTGCGTGCCCTGGACCGTCTGGACCGTCTAGATAGTCGCCCCTGA
- a CDS encoding DUF1328 domain-containing protein: MLHYAMIFFVIAIIAAVLGFSGIAGAATNIAWILFVVFLILAVISMFRRGKV; the protein is encoded by the coding sequence ATGCTGCATTACGCCATGATCTTTTTCGTTATCGCCATCATCGCTGCTGTGCTGGGCTTCAGTGGTATCGCCGGTGCGGCGACCAACATCGCCTGGATCCTGTTCGTGGTGTTCCTGATCCTGGCAGTGATCTCGATGTTCCGTCGCGGCAAGGTATAA
- the oleD gene encoding 2-alkyl-3-oxoalkanoate reductase: MKLLVTGGGGFLGQALCRGLRARGHEVVSFQRGNYPVLRSLGVGQIRGDLADPQAVRHALAGIDAVFHNAAKAGAWGSYDSYHQANVVGTQNVIEACRATGVPRLIYTSTPSVTHRATNPVEGLGADEVPYGDNLRAAYAATKAIAERAVLAANDAQLATVALRPRLIWGPGDNHLLPRLAARARAGRLRMVGEGSNLVDSTYIDNAAQAHFDAFEHLAVGAACAGKAYFISNGEPLPMRELLNRLLAAVDAPAVTRSLPFKTAYRIGAVCETLWPLLRLPGEVPLTRFLVEQLCTPHWYSMQPARRDFGYVPRISIEEGLQRLRSSSSNDIAITG; encoded by the coding sequence ATGAAGCTATTGGTGACGGGGGGTGGCGGCTTTCTCGGCCAGGCGTTGTGCCGTGGCTTGCGCGCGCGTGGGCACGAGGTGGTGAGTTTTCAGCGCGGCAATTACCCGGTGCTGCGGAGTCTGGGCGTGGGCCAGATCCGTGGCGACCTGGCCGACCCGCAGGCAGTGCGGCATGCCTTGGCCGGCATCGATGCGGTGTTCCACAATGCCGCCAAGGCCGGCGCATGGGGCAGTTACGACAGCTATCACCAGGCCAATGTGGTGGGCACGCAGAACGTGATCGAGGCCTGTCGCGCCACTGGCGTGCCACGGTTGATCTACACCTCCACGCCCAGCGTCACCCATCGCGCCACCAACCCGGTGGAAGGACTCGGTGCCGATGAAGTGCCGTATGGCGACAATCTGCGCGCCGCCTATGCGGCGACCAAGGCCATTGCCGAGCGTGCAGTGCTGGCCGCCAACGACGCCCAGCTGGCGACAGTGGCACTGCGCCCGCGCCTGATCTGGGGGCCGGGCGACAATCACTTGTTGCCGCGCCTGGCAGCGCGTGCGCGTGCCGGGCGGCTGCGCATGGTCGGCGAGGGCAGCAATCTGGTCGACAGCACATACATCGACAACGCGGCGCAGGCGCATTTCGATGCGTTCGAGCACCTTGCAGTGGGCGCTGCCTGCGCAGGCAAGGCGTACTTCATTTCCAACGGCGAACCGTTGCCGATGCGCGAGCTGCTTAATCGCTTACTGGCCGCCGTGGATGCACCAGCAGTGACGCGCTCGTTGCCGTTCAAGACCGCATATCGCATCGGTGCCGTGTGCGAAACGCTGTGGCCACTGTTGCGTCTGCCAGGCGAAGTGCCGTTGACGCGTTTTCTGGTGGAACAGCTGTGCACGCCGCACTGGTACAGCATGCAACCGGCACGTCGCGACTTCGGCTATGTGCCCCGCATCAGCATTGAAGAAGGTCTGCAACGGCTGAGATCCTCATCTTCCAACGACATCGCCATCACCGGGTAA
- the oleC gene encoding olefin beta-lactone synthetase: MTTLCNIAATLPQLARERPDQIAIRCPGARSANGFAAYDVTLSYAELDARSDAIAAGLALHGIGRGARAVVMVRPSPEFFLLMFALFKAGAVPVLVDPGIDKRALKQCLDEAQPQAFIGIPLAQLARCLLRWARSARQIVTVGRRYGWGGVTLARVERDGAGADSQLADTAPDDVAAILFTSGSTGVPKGVVYRHRHFVGQIDLLRNAFGMQPGGVDLPTFPPFALFDPALGLTSVIPDMDPTRPGSADPRKLHDAIARFGVTQLFGSPALMRVLADYGQPLPNVRLATSAGAPVPPDVVAKIRALLPADAQFWTPYGATECLPVAAIEGRTLDTTRAATEAGAGTCVGRVVAPNEVRIIAIDDAAIPDWSGVRVLATGEVGEITVAGPTTTDTYFNRDAATRIAKIRERRSDGSERIVHRMGDVGYFDAEGRLWFCGRKTQRVETAQGPMYTEQVEQIFNALPGIGRSALVGVGEMGRQRPVLCYEPDAYAWMSSPMEQEDVRQQLRSTAAAHPLTAGIADFLCHPGFPVDIRHNAKIGRETLAVWAAQQLHKSG, from the coding sequence ATGACGACCCTCTGCAATATCGCCGCCACCCTCCCGCAACTGGCGCGCGAGCGCCCCGATCAGATCGCCATCCGTTGCCCGGGCGCTCGCAGTGCCAACGGGTTCGCCGCCTACGATGTGACCCTGAGCTATGCCGAGCTCGATGCGCGCAGCGATGCGATCGCCGCCGGTCTGGCCCTGCACGGCATCGGACGCGGCGCGCGCGCGGTGGTGATGGTGCGGCCGTCGCCGGAATTCTTCCTGTTGATGTTCGCCTTGTTCAAGGCCGGCGCGGTGCCGGTGCTGGTGGATCCGGGGATCGACAAGCGTGCGCTCAAGCAGTGCCTGGATGAAGCGCAGCCGCAGGCATTTATCGGCATTCCGCTGGCGCAGCTGGCGCGGTGCCTGTTGCGCTGGGCGCGCTCCGCAAGGCAGATCGTTACCGTCGGCAGACGTTACGGCTGGGGTGGAGTCACGCTGGCGCGGGTGGAGCGCGATGGTGCCGGCGCAGACAGCCAACTGGCCGACACCGCGCCCGACGATGTGGCGGCGATCCTGTTTACCAGTGGCTCGACCGGTGTGCCCAAAGGCGTGGTGTATCGCCACCGGCATTTCGTCGGCCAGATCGACTTGCTGCGCAATGCGTTCGGCATGCAGCCCGGCGGTGTGGATCTGCCGACGTTTCCGCCGTTCGCATTGTTCGACCCGGCGCTGGGGCTGACCTCGGTGATTCCGGACATGGACCCGACGCGCCCGGGCAGCGCCGATCCGCGCAAGTTGCACGACGCCATCGCGCGCTTCGGTGTGACGCAGTTGTTCGGCTCGCCCGCCTTGATGCGCGTGCTGGCCGACTATGGGCAGCCGTTGCCCAACGTGCGCCTGGCGACTTCCGCCGGTGCGCCGGTGCCACCGGATGTGGTGGCGAAGATCCGCGCGCTGCTGCCGGCCGATGCACAGTTCTGGACCCCGTACGGCGCCACCGAATGTCTGCCCGTGGCCGCGATCGAAGGCCGCACCCTGGACACCACGCGCGCCGCTACCGAGGCTGGTGCCGGCACCTGTGTGGGCCGGGTGGTCGCGCCGAACGAGGTGCGCATTATTGCCATCGACGATGCTGCCATTCCCGATTGGAGCGGCGTGCGCGTGCTGGCGACCGGCGAGGTCGGCGAGATCACCGTTGCCGGCCCCACCACCACCGATACCTATTTCAACCGCGATGCGGCCACGCGCATCGCCAAGATCCGCGAGCGCCGCAGCGATGGCAGTGAGCGCATCGTGCACCGCATGGGCGATGTGGGGTACTTCGATGCCGAAGGGCGCTTGTGGTTCTGCGGGCGCAAGACCCAGCGCGTGGAGACCGCGCAAGGCCCGATGTACACCGAGCAGGTGGAGCAAATCTTCAATGCGTTACCGGGAATAGGGCGCAGCGCGCTAGTGGGCGTGGGCGAGATGGGCCGGCAGCGTCCGGTGCTTTGCTATGAACCGGACGCCTATGCCTGGATGTCCAGCCCGATGGAGCAGGAGGACGTCAGGCAGCAGCTGCGCAGCACCGCTGCAGCGCATCCGCTCACCGCCGGCATCGCCGATTTCCTGTGCCATCCGGGCTTCCCGGTGGATATCCGCCATAACGCCAAGATCGGCCGCGAAACGCTGGCGGTGTGGGCAGCGCAGCAGTTGCATAAGAGCGGCTGA
- a CDS encoding YkgJ family cysteine cluster protein encodes MAHPCLTCGACCAYFRVSFHWSEADPALGGRVPIELTDALRTHERVMRGTSQSQPRCIALDADIGRYSRCSIHDRRPSSCAAVPASLEFGERSAQCDKSRLAHGLHALTDADWVGVDDAQRNPLPAV; translated from the coding sequence ATGGCACACCCCTGCCTTACCTGCGGCGCCTGCTGCGCCTATTTCCGCGTCAGTTTTCACTGGAGCGAAGCCGATCCCGCACTGGGCGGCAGGGTGCCGATCGAGTTGACTGACGCACTGCGCACGCACGAGCGCGTGATGCGTGGCACCTCGCAGTCGCAGCCGCGCTGCATCGCGCTGGACGCCGACATCGGCCGCTACAGCCGCTGCAGCATCCACGACCGGCGCCCCTCTTCCTGCGCTGCCGTGCCCGCATCGCTGGAATTCGGTGAGCGCAGTGCGCAATGCGATAAATCGCGTTTGGCACATGGCCTGCACGCACTGACCGATGCAGATTGGGTGGGTGTGGACGATGCCCAGCGCAATCCATTGCCGGCGGTGTGA
- a CDS encoding alpha/beta fold hydrolase, translating into MNYPGYPFTPKRFEVRPGVAMSYLDEGPRDGEVVVMLHGNPSWSYLWRHLVRGLCDRYRCIVPDHIGMGLSDKPDDAPDAQPRYDYTLQSRVDDLDTLLRHLGITGPVTLAVHDWGGMIGFGWALSHHAQVKRLVITNTAAFPLPAEKPMPWQIAMGRHWRLGEWFIRTFNAFSSGASWFGVSRRMPAAVRRAYVAPYNTWRNRISTIRFMQDIPLSPADKGWSLLERSAQALPTFAERPAFIAWGLRDICFDKHFLAGFRKALPHAEVTAFDDANHYVLEDKHEVLVPAIRAFLERHPL; encoded by the coding sequence ATGAATTACCCCGGCTATCCCTTTACCCCGAAGCGCTTTGAGGTGCGACCCGGCGTTGCGATGTCGTATCTTGACGAAGGCCCGCGCGATGGCGAAGTGGTTGTGATGCTGCACGGCAATCCGTCATGGAGCTATCTGTGGCGGCATCTGGTGCGCGGCCTGTGCGATCGCTACCGCTGCATCGTGCCCGACCATATCGGCATGGGCTTATCCGACAAGCCGGACGATGCGCCCGACGCGCAGCCGCGTTACGACTACACGCTGCAATCGCGCGTGGACGATCTGGACACCTTGCTGCGGCATCTGGGCATCACCGGACCGGTCACGCTGGCGGTGCACGATTGGGGCGGCATGATCGGGTTCGGCTGGGCGTTGTCGCATCACGCCCAGGTCAAGCGGCTGGTCATCACCAACACCGCTGCGTTCCCGCTGCCGGCGGAAAAGCCGATGCCATGGCAGATTGCGATGGGCCGGCACTGGCGGCTGGGCGAGTGGTTTATCCGCACGTTCAATGCGTTTTCGTCCGGCGCTTCGTGGTTTGGCGTCTCGCGGCGCATGCCGGCCGCTGTGCGTCGCGCCTATGTAGCGCCGTACAACACCTGGCGCAATCGTATTTCCACCATCCGCTTCATGCAGGACATTCCACTGTCGCCTGCCGACAAGGGCTGGTCGTTGCTGGAGCGCTCGGCGCAGGCGTTGCCGACCTTCGCCGAGCGCCCGGCCTTCATCGCCTGGGGGCTACGCGATATCTGTTTCGACAAACACTTCCTGGCCGGCTTTCGTAAAGCACTGCCACATGCCGAAGTGACTGCATTCGACGATGCCAATCACTACGTACTGGAAGACAAGCACGAGGTGCTGGTGCCGGCGATTCGCGCGTTTTTGGAGCGTCATCCGCTATAG